One genomic segment of Trichococcus shcherbakoviae includes these proteins:
- a CDS encoding GNAT family N-acetyltransferase: protein MNLQLKNLPLNEELIQTVLRWENDPAISPFITPHYDEESELPLVTEEGVRESLSNPDKRNYFICVDDKPVGIASIIRDFPALLKNDGKTAWLGIYIGEPDWRSKGIGKTVMALYEEECRSLGYQRIELGVFSHNAGAIRLYERSGFTQIGVIPHFTYSQGQWRDDIRMEKIILTNLG, encoded by the coding sequence ATGAATCTGCAACTAAAAAATTTACCGTTGAACGAGGAACTGATCCAGACCGTACTCCGTTGGGAAAATGACCCGGCTATTTCACCGTTCATCACCCCGCACTATGATGAAGAAAGCGAATTGCCTTTGGTGACGGAAGAGGGCGTCCGCGAAAGCCTCAGCAATCCGGACAAGCGCAATTATTTCATCTGCGTGGATGACAAGCCGGTCGGAATCGCGTCGATTATCCGCGACTTTCCGGCCCTGTTGAAGAATGACGGAAAAACAGCTTGGCTGGGCATCTATATCGGAGAGCCGGATTGGCGCAGTAAGGGCATCGGCAAAACGGTCATGGCCCTGTATGAAGAAGAATGCCGGAGTCTCGGCTATCAGCGCATAGAACTGGGAGTCTTTTCCCACAATGCCGGCGCAATCAGATTGTACGAAAGATCCGGCTTCACACAAATAGGCGTCATCCCTCACTTCACCTATTCCCAAGGGCAATGGCGCGACGATATCCGGATGGAGAAAATCATCCTTACCAATTTAGGATAA
- a CDS encoding GNAT family N-acetyltransferase, whose translation MIRKATPADLPAIMEIINEAKVTLKASGIDQWQKGYPNEAVILQDINGGYSYVYLRDGVPGATFAFFYGEDPTYKVITEGQWLTDNPYSVIHRITIKDAFRGQGVLGEIVEWAADESRKKGYSSMRIDTHPDNKSMQRALQKSGYTYCGHILTSISDMRWAYEKVL comes from the coding sequence ATGATCAGAAAAGCAACGCCAGCGGATCTGCCTGCAATCATGGAAATCATCAATGAGGCGAAAGTCACCCTAAAGGCGTCCGGCATCGATCAATGGCAAAAAGGGTATCCGAATGAAGCAGTCATTCTTCAGGATATCAATGGAGGATACAGCTATGTATACCTGCGGGACGGCGTTCCGGGGGCAACTTTTGCGTTTTTTTACGGTGAGGACCCTACCTATAAAGTGATCACCGAGGGCCAATGGCTGACGGATAATCCTTACAGTGTCATCCATCGCATCACTATCAAAGACGCATTCCGTGGCCAGGGCGTTCTTGGGGAAATCGTCGAATGGGCTGCGGATGAATCGCGTAAAAAAGGCTATTCCAGCATGCGCATCGATACGCATCCGGACAACAAAAGCATGCAGCGTGCCTTGCAGAAATCCGGGTATACGTACTGCGGTCACATCCTGACGAGCATCAGCGATATGCGTTGGGCATATGAAAAAGTTCTCTAA
- a CDS encoding SH3-like domain-containing protein, translated as MEKGVGRWLVSIFLVILCSGCSTPPISVGSQDESSLISESEQTSISSSAGISQGEKADSATPIFITVNETATIFLEGYPIDTLPWDMEGQETIGQSEDYIGRIVTVVRKTNDGTYAYVWIAELGFGWIESSALKEADFQPTDYSDYITLGGSPITSLPGDSEDADVIGDTSDRIGERVLLVYESADGEYVYAKTLINEGIGWLEKEALGLTGEEQVGMIAAEDYTVDTLVWGTPGSETVALTSEQIGAYVTVKGSLSDGSYTLLFKDGNAWGWVDTRAIEIRDDIMIAEATDYITAGQYPIFSQPPGTTEAVQLGTTKDVLGASATILFETMDSSSVYAAYLGWIDRQAFGFENGEYIGVIKAGSYSVDTLPWGTPDYETIGYSDSYAGKELLVKGTTQNGLYSLLWMQGSPLGWVDSRAIKPFDVVPVSYSAVISDGGYSIDSLPWVEFGAKELGSTAEYLGEAVSISRETVDGAYLYAEWNGEGVGWIDHRAFGK; from the coding sequence ATGGAAAAAGGAGTAGGGCGGTGGCTTGTATCCATTTTTTTGGTGATTCTTTGTTCGGGCTGCAGCACCCCGCCAATTTCGGTGGGGAGTCAGGATGAAAGTTCCTTGATAAGCGAAAGCGAGCAGACATCCATCTCTTCATCAGCCGGTATTTCCCAAGGCGAAAAGGCAGATTCGGCAACACCGATTTTCATTACGGTAAACGAGACTGCGACTATCTTTCTGGAAGGCTATCCCATCGATACGCTTCCGTGGGACATGGAGGGCCAGGAGACAATCGGACAATCGGAAGATTACATCGGGCGCATCGTAACCGTTGTCAGGAAGACAAATGATGGAACGTACGCTTATGTGTGGATAGCGGAATTGGGATTCGGCTGGATCGAAAGCTCAGCGCTCAAAGAAGCGGACTTCCAGCCAACAGATTATTCGGATTACATCACGCTGGGCGGTTCCCCGATCACCAGCCTGCCCGGGGACAGCGAGGATGCTGATGTAATCGGCGATACCTCGGACCGGATCGGGGAAAGGGTGCTGCTTGTCTATGAATCGGCCGATGGGGAATATGTCTATGCTAAGACGCTGATCAATGAAGGCATCGGCTGGCTGGAAAAAGAGGCATTGGGCTTGACCGGCGAGGAGCAAGTAGGCATGATCGCAGCTGAAGATTATACAGTCGATACACTTGTGTGGGGAACACCGGGAAGTGAGACTGTGGCCTTAACGAGCGAACAGATCGGAGCGTATGTCACAGTCAAGGGCTCACTGTCGGACGGCAGCTATACCTTGCTCTTCAAGGACGGAAATGCCTGGGGCTGGGTCGATACGCGCGCCATCGAAATCCGTGATGATATCATGATTGCGGAAGCTACCGACTATATCACTGCTGGCCAATACCCGATTTTCAGTCAGCCGCCAGGGACAACGGAAGCGGTCCAATTGGGCACTACGAAGGACGTCCTTGGCGCGAGTGCAACTATCCTCTTTGAAACAATGGATAGTTCGAGCGTTTATGCCGCTTATCTTGGGTGGATCGACAGGCAAGCTTTCGGCTTCGAAAACGGCGAATACATCGGCGTCATTAAGGCCGGAAGCTACTCGGTCGATACCCTTCCCTGGGGTACGCCGGACTATGAAACAATCGGTTACTCCGATAGCTATGCAGGCAAGGAATTGTTGGTCAAGGGAACCACCCAGAACGGACTCTATTCCTTGCTCTGGATGCAAGGAAGCCCATTGGGATGGGTGGACAGCCGAGCTATAAAGCCGTTCGATGTTGTTCCCGTATCTTACTCCGCCGTCATTTCTGATGGCGGCTATTCCATCGACAGTCTGCCCTGGGTCGAATTCGGAGCAAAGGAACTCGGCTCCACAGCAGAATATTTGGGGGAGGCTGTTTCGATCAGCAGGGAAACTGTCGACGGAGCATACCTTTATGCCGAATGGAATGGGGAAGGAGTGGGCTGGATCGATCATCGGGCCTTCGGGAAGTGA
- a CDS encoding HlyD family efflux transporter periplasmic adaptor subunit, with protein sequence MGKLKAIIFKSKKSIIVTAVLLLTLLVGGGTAYWWYQNAQVQEVSVHTAWKGQLAKYVPITGDIEASSRSSLFPSPTAKIVEVLAEEGQAVKKGDVLARIDATEYRTQLDKQAINLANAEATLAYLSGSSAEMDKASSQNAVSQAGIALETAQSNYSAAQGNLDDINTLNANAISQANLALENAQSNYAAAVSNLSGRGTLYDNAVSQAQIALESAQANAAALADKLHNVEIANANAVGQAQLTLENAKAHYWIAKKNFDDLDNALKEAQCALETAKTTYESAKLNLDIVKALYDADPILYAFDYQLAQQVVAAAETAVGNAELTLDSAEMSYQAGYNTAKLAVIDAETAVSSAEIALSNAENAADAEYAAAEKAVSDSESAVSNAEIALSNAESAGSIEYAAAEKAVSDSEAAVRNAEISVSNARSGAAVKYEAAIKAISDGEKAVRSAGIALSNLNTSATFSCATAEERISNQADQIALLKTDIVYLNKKIEECDLKANVDGIVTKMDVVANEYPQVGDAIIVDGATEYVISLAVSQFDSVNMRVGQKATVKVKGVAAEYEGVVSEIGQSAEKSATSADQDAKVTVKITITDPDENIKAGYEADAEIITVEMLDALRVNYEAVQIEAESGKAYVYVVDSSNRVEKRYIETGLETEYDIEILDGLVEGERYVADPNKDLVDGVKVKDSGDAE encoded by the coding sequence ATGGGGAAATTGAAAGCTATCATATTCAAATCAAAAAAATCGATCATTGTCACGGCGGTCCTTCTGCTGACTTTGTTGGTGGGCGGGGGTACTGCCTACTGGTGGTATCAGAATGCCCAGGTCCAGGAAGTGTCGGTGCATACGGCCTGGAAAGGGCAATTGGCTAAGTATGTGCCGATAACCGGCGACATCGAAGCCAGCAGCCGGAGCAGCCTTTTTCCCTCGCCCACAGCCAAGATTGTCGAAGTGTTGGCGGAGGAAGGGCAGGCAGTCAAGAAAGGCGATGTGCTGGCGAGGATCGATGCGACCGAGTACCGCACCCAATTGGATAAGCAGGCCATCAATCTTGCGAATGCAGAGGCGACGCTTGCCTATCTTTCCGGGAGCAGCGCTGAAATGGACAAGGCATCCTCCCAGAATGCGGTGAGCCAAGCGGGGATTGCGCTGGAAACTGCCCAATCCAATTACAGTGCGGCGCAAGGGAATCTGGATGACATCAATACGCTCAATGCGAATGCCATCAGCCAGGCGAACTTAGCCTTGGAGAACGCCCAGTCGAATTATGCCGCCGCCGTATCGAATCTGTCGGGGCGGGGGACGCTCTACGACAATGCGGTGAGCCAGGCTCAAATAGCTCTGGAGAGCGCCCAAGCGAACGCTGCCGCTTTAGCGGATAAACTGCATAACGTCGAAATAGCCAACGCGAATGCGGTCGGTCAAGCCCAACTGACTTTGGAAAATGCGAAGGCGCATTACTGGATCGCAAAAAAGAATTTTGATGATCTGGATAATGCCCTGAAGGAAGCCCAATGTGCATTGGAGACTGCGAAAACAACCTATGAGAGTGCGAAACTGAATCTGGACATCGTCAAAGCTCTGTATGATGCCGATCCGATCTTATATGCCTTTGACTATCAGTTGGCGCAGCAGGTTGTCGCCGCTGCCGAAACGGCGGTAGGGAATGCCGAATTGACTTTGGACAGCGCTGAAATGAGCTATCAAGCCGGCTATAATACGGCGAAATTGGCGGTGATCGATGCTGAAACGGCTGTCAGCAGCGCCGAAATTGCGCTTTCGAATGCCGAAAATGCAGCCGATGCCGAATATGCTGCAGCAGAAAAGGCGGTTTCGGACAGCGAGTCAGCTGTGAGCAATGCGGAAATTGCGCTTTCGAACGCCGAAAGCGCGGGGTCTATTGAATATGCAGCAGCTGAAAAAGCCGTCAGCGACAGCGAAGCCGCTGTCCGTAACGCGGAAATCAGCGTTTCAAATGCCAGAAGCGGCGCTGCCGTAAAGTATGAGGCGGCAATCAAAGCGATTAGTGATGGCGAAAAAGCCGTCCGGAGCGCTGGAATCGCTCTTTCGAATCTGAACACCTCGGCAACCTTTTCGTGCGCAACAGCGGAGGAAAGGATCTCCAATCAGGCGGACCAGATTGCTCTCCTGAAGACGGACATCGTCTATTTGAACAAAAAAATCGAGGAGTGCGATCTGAAGGCCAATGTCGACGGCATCGTGACGAAGATGGATGTTGTGGCGAACGAATACCCTCAGGTCGGGGATGCCATCATCGTTGACGGGGCGACCGAATACGTGATCAGTTTGGCTGTCAGTCAGTTTGACAGCGTCAATATGCGGGTAGGCCAGAAGGCGACCGTCAAGGTGAAAGGGGTAGCTGCGGAATACGAAGGAGTCGTCTCGGAAATCGGCCAATCGGCGGAGAAATCCGCGACATCCGCAGACCAGGATGCGAAAGTCACTGTGAAAATCACGATCACCGATCCCGACGAAAACATCAAGGCAGGCTATGAAGCCGATGCGGAAATCATCACGGTCGAAATGCTCGATGCTCTGCGCGTGAACTATGAGGCTGTCCAAATCGAAGCGGAATCCGGAAAAGCGTATGTATACGTGGTGGACAGCAGCAACCGAGTCGAAAAAAGGTACATCGAAACCGGGCTGGAAACCGAATATGACATCGAAATATTGGATGGTCTGGTGGAAGGGGAGCGATACGTCGCAGATCCGAACAAGGATCTTGTGGATGGCGTCAAGGTCAAGGACAGCGGCGACGCCGAGTGA
- a CDS encoding ABC transporter ATP-binding protein — protein MITMTNVTKTYKTGDVETYALKDVNLTIEEGEFVVILGPSGSGKSTLLNVISGLDTVTSGEITFKGETLTNLDEEEMTAFRRKHLGFIFQQYNLLQNLNVYENIQIGSDIGTAPLDIAELLEKVGLEKARNKYPSQLSGGEQQRVSIVRSLAKNPDIIFCDEPTGSLDEENSKKILQLLQNLNEDYNKTVIVITHNLGIAEMADKVIKMNSGQITEVTLNEVKKNAQDISWG, from the coding sequence ATGATAACGATGACCAACGTGACGAAAACTTACAAAACCGGTGACGTGGAAACCTACGCCCTGAAGGACGTCAACCTCACCATCGAAGAAGGGGAGTTTGTCGTCATACTCGGCCCCAGCGGCAGCGGCAAGAGCACCCTGCTGAACGTCATCAGCGGCTTGGACACCGTCACTTCGGGGGAGATCACCTTCAAGGGGGAGACGCTGACAAACCTGGACGAAGAGGAGATGACCGCCTTCAGAAGGAAACATCTGGGCTTCATCTTTCAGCAATACAACCTGCTGCAGAATCTGAACGTCTACGAGAACATTCAGATTGGCTCGGACATCGGCACCGCCCCGCTCGACATAGCCGAACTACTCGAAAAGGTCGGTCTGGAAAAAGCCCGCAACAAATATCCCAGCCAGCTCTCCGGAGGAGAACAGCAGCGGGTTTCGATCGTCAGGAGCCTGGCCAAGAATCCCGACATCATCTTCTGCGATGAACCCACTGGCTCGTTGGATGAAGAAAATTCGAAAAAAATTCTGCAGCTGTTGCAGAATCTGAACGAAGACTACAACAAAACCGTCATCGTCATCACCCATAACCTGGGGATTGCCGAAATGGCGGATAAAGTCATCAAGATGAACTCCGGTCAAATAACGGAAGTCACCCTCAACGAAGTCAAAAAAAATGCCCAGGACATCTCTTGGGGATAG
- a CDS encoding ABC transporter permease: protein MLLKNVIKTLRKKWMQLVAIGFIIILSSATYTMMFYGLSGIEEPTEAYLSDYNQEDFAVEMLNRVTLEEAAYPIAAALLARGFYSLSDIKKVEPSTFYKLMENRIAEFEASYRDVSLELREYKNTSYTYQGQSHKALLVKDGETINLSYMEEGRKPSADNEVAVTKVYADKNGLNIGDALIIKNKSYRVTGFVLFPDYTLPMFDETFNLDTGLQTLLLMSDKEYENFDDKESFRLAGMTLTEETIDTAYDKDALPFVSQITDTQTSMRSGAIYDELTQGKVMALGLSVFIAAIAVIIVSILIYNLLHAERGQIGILKALGYRRSEIARPYFVAMMVFAALMLILGYFIGSLYSEPLKKLYLDFYLLPQVKIAQSFTVFATAILVPLLFFSLVSGIIIYRILGENALELLKPHEGKSINRIGRYLSRVLSKAKGSTKFKYLHAIKSTGSFFIFFLGIMFSTILMSFSFMMGGMVDRMTVDYLNKVDYEYEAYLDVTERLPETRPGDEKFLIYPFASLDDSVVSLQGLSSRNKLYSLYDDEGNDITVNIQNGAVITKRLSIKLGLEEGDIIRLEVNDDTFPFLVKGVTDEYISDKVYLNIEKLSNILSENSTSRLYSGIYSLKKPSDAYYSTIISKSGLIEQSKAMSNYTQFISNVMIGGSAIIAASILFVLTSFTVEKNYYVISLLKVMGYRRREVNAMILNSYFFYALISYLISIPIALGILNLMMRFFTEEYGVILPLQYRPIFLLQTLVILILIFFAGTYISRRKIAKIPLQEVLKSYQE from the coding sequence ATGCTGCTGAAAAATGTCATCAAAACCTTGCGGAAAAAATGGATGCAGCTGGTTGCCATCGGCTTCATCATCATCCTTAGCTCCGCCACCTACACCATGATGTTCTACGGTTTGAGCGGCATCGAAGAACCGACGGAAGCCTACCTGTCGGATTACAACCAGGAGGACTTTGCTGTTGAGATGCTGAACCGGGTCACGTTGGAAGAAGCAGCCTACCCCATCGCGGCGGCTCTGCTGGCCAGAGGTTTCTACTCGCTCAGCGACATCAAGAAAGTCGAGCCATCCACTTTCTACAAGCTCATGGAAAACCGGATCGCCGAGTTTGAAGCGAGCTATCGCGATGTCAGCCTCGAACTGAGGGAATACAAAAACACCTCCTACACCTACCAAGGACAGTCGCATAAAGCGCTCCTCGTGAAGGATGGCGAAACAATCAATCTTTCCTATATGGAGGAAGGACGCAAACCCTCGGCCGACAACGAAGTCGCCGTCACCAAGGTCTATGCCGACAAGAACGGCCTCAACATCGGGGACGCCCTTATCATCAAAAACAAAAGCTACCGCGTAACGGGCTTTGTGCTTTTCCCGGATTACACCCTTCCCATGTTCGATGAAACCTTCAACTTGGATACCGGGCTGCAGACACTGCTGCTCATGTCCGATAAAGAATACGAGAACTTCGACGACAAGGAGAGTTTCCGTTTGGCTGGCATGACCCTGACCGAGGAAACCATAGACACCGCCTACGACAAAGATGCGCTGCCTTTCGTCAGCCAGATTACGGATACGCAGACCAGCATGAGGAGCGGTGCCATCTATGACGAACTGACCCAAGGAAAAGTCATGGCTTTGGGACTCAGTGTCTTCATCGCGGCCATCGCCGTCATCATCGTATCGATCCTGATCTACAACCTGCTCCATGCCGAAAGAGGCCAGATTGGCATCCTCAAAGCGCTCGGCTACCGCCGTTCGGAAATAGCCCGGCCCTACTTCGTCGCGATGATGGTCTTCGCCGCCCTTATGTTGATCCTGGGCTACTTCATCGGATCGCTCTATTCCGAGCCGTTGAAGAAATTGTACCTGGATTTCTATCTCCTGCCCCAAGTCAAGATCGCCCAGAGTTTCACCGTCTTCGCTACCGCGATCCTGGTGCCGCTCCTGTTCTTCTCCTTGGTTTCCGGGATCATCATCTACCGGATCCTCGGCGAGAATGCCCTGGAACTGCTGAAGCCGCATGAGGGCAAGTCGATCAACCGGATCGGCAGGTACCTCAGCCGGGTCCTTTCGAAGGCGAAAGGCAGCACAAAATTCAAATACCTGCACGCGATCAAGAGCACCGGCAGTTTCTTCATTTTCTTTCTGGGCATCATGTTCTCGACAATCCTGATGAGTTTTTCCTTCATGATGGGCGGCATGGTCGATCGGATGACGGTCGACTACCTGAATAAGGTCGACTACGAGTATGAGGCCTATCTCGACGTCACAGAAAGGCTGCCCGAAACCCGGCCCGGCGATGAAAAATTCCTCATCTATCCATTCGCCTCGCTGGACGACAGCGTTGTATCGCTGCAAGGGCTGTCTTCACGCAACAAACTTTACAGCCTGTATGATGATGAAGGCAATGACATAACCGTAAACATCCAGAACGGCGCCGTGATCACGAAACGGCTCAGCATCAAGCTCGGACTCGAAGAAGGCGATATTATCCGCCTGGAAGTTAACGACGACACTTTCCCCTTCCTTGTCAAAGGCGTGACTGATGAATACATTTCCGACAAGGTGTACCTGAACATCGAAAAGCTCAGCAATATATTGTCAGAAAACAGCACTTCGCGCCTGTACAGCGGCATCTATTCGCTCAAAAAGCCATCCGATGCCTACTACAGCACAATCATCAGCAAGTCCGGACTCATCGAACAATCGAAGGCGATGTCCAACTATACGCAGTTCATCTCGAACGTCATGATCGGCGGATCCGCAATCATCGCCGCGAGCATCCTGTTTGTGCTCACTTCCTTCACGGTTGAAAAAAATTACTATGTGATTTCGCTGCTCAAAGTGATGGGCTACAGACGCCGGGAAGTCAATGCGATGATCCTGAACAGCTATTTCTTTTACGCCT